In one Balaenoptera ricei isolate mBalRic1 chromosome 20, mBalRic1.hap2, whole genome shotgun sequence genomic region, the following are encoded:
- the DYNLL2 gene encoding dynein light chain 2, cytoplasmic codes for MSDRKAVIKNADMSEDMQQDAVDCATQAMEKYNIEKDIAAYIKKEFDKKYNPTWHCIVGRNFGSYVTHETKHFIYFYLGQVAILLFKSG; via the exons ATGTCTGACCGGAAGGCAGTGATCAAGAACGCAGACATGTCTGAGGACATGCAACAAGATGCCGTTGACTGCGCCACGCAGGCTATGGAGAAGTACAACATAGAGAAGGACATTGCTGCCTATATCAAGAAG gaATTTGACAAGAAATATAACCCTACCTGGCATTGTATTGTGGGCCGAAATTTTGGCAGCTACGTTACACACGAGACAAAGCACTTCATCTATTTTTACTTGGGTCAAGTTGCAATCCTCCTCTTCAAGTCAGGCTAG